A window of the Temnothorax longispinosus isolate EJ_2023e unplaced genomic scaffold, Tlon_JGU_v1 HiC_scaffold_13, whole genome shotgun sequence genome harbors these coding sequences:
- the LOC139823533 gene encoding uncharacterized protein, which yields MYDQESLYYIVEFSDGMQLIPSNWFNASKTKAYWPNFTNLKKYDKSVQNMEPVGKNWTLCDVLRILGSAESFESGKRKLKLAEMYSDLNTDVSDDEQSKKDRKIRAAKQHDNETDSDSETDETVLAPFPKLHSSKAINTKKTIPNNDCENVLCENATQQPTCSKAAQLDSHIKPASKSKNLTKTRKNDEIQEVTLKNKKSKKDDTERRMQEISKENMQPRGEKEFQQFMIENMIDTKYSLKRCENILANILTTVNTSDVSKQEENSTFTNNILDEFPIADLETVEKVEHQLQKNKSYKNAVVKMLSMVGGHGLKSIVLNILTRTLNNTVATKYSWVGGKKKLVFSNLFLWKIILDVVRRHIPNAIESDISKYIKIWLAHAPERLQREERKNEKQVENASDDDIRLQREERKNNKQVENASDDDDIRLQRKDRKNKKQVENASDDNTKS from the exons ATGTATGATCAGGAAAGTTTATACTACATAGTAGAATTTTCTGATGGTATGCAACTCATACCGTCTAATTGGTTTAATGCTTCTAAAACTAAGGCATACTGGCCTAACTttacaaatttgaaaaaatatgataaaagtgtacaaaaTATGGAGCCTGTTGGAAAAAATTGGACTTTATGTGACGTATTAAGGATATTAGGTAGTGctg aATCTTTTGAGTCtgggaaaagaaaattaaaattagctgAGATGTATTCAGATTTAAATACTGATGTCAGTGATGATGAACAATCAAAAAAGGACAGAAAAATAAGAGCTGCAAAACAACACGATAATGAAACTGATTCAGATTCAGAAACTGATGAAACTGTACTTGCGCCATTTCCTAAATTGCATTCGTCCAAAGCTATAAACACTAAGAAAACTATACCAAATAATGACTGCGAAAACGTCTTATGTGAAAACGCTACACAGCAGCCTACTTGTTCTAAAGCAGCTCAATTAGACAGTCATATTAAACCCGCttcaaaatctaaaaatcttacAAAGACTAGAAAGAATGATGAGATACAAGAGgtgactttaaaaaataaaaaatcaaagaaagatGATACTGAACGACGTATGCAGGAAATTTCCAAAGAAAATATGCAGCCCCGTG gAGAAAAAgagtttcaacaatttatgaTAGAAAATATGATCGATactaaatattcattaaaacgttGCGAAAATATTTTGGCGAATATATTGACTACAGTCAACACTTCTGATGTATCaaaacaagaagaaaattctacatttacaaataatatattagatgAATTTCCCATAGCAGATTTGGAAACTGTGGAAAAAGTCGAAcatcaattacaaaaaaataaatcatacaaAAATGCAgtg GTAAAAATGTTGAGTATGGTAGGAGGACATGGTTTAAAATCTATTGTTCTCAACATCTTGACACGTACATTAAATAACACTGTTGCTACGAAGTACAGTTGGGTTGGTGGGAAAAAGAAACTTGTATTTTCTAATCTATTTTTGTGGAAGATTATATTAG atgttgtCAGACGACATATTCCTAATGCAATTGAATCtgatatttcgaaatatataaaaatatggttAGCGCATGCACCAGAAAGATTGCAAAGAGAGGAAAG aaaaaatgaaaagcaGGTAGAAAACGCTAGCGATGATGATATCAGATTGCAAAGAGAGGAAAG aaaaaataacaagCAGGTAGAAAACGCCAGCGATGATGATGATATCAGATTGCAAAGAAAGGATAG aaaaaataaaaagcaggTAGAAAACGCCAGCGATGATAATACCAAATCGTAA
- the LOC139823521 gene encoding uncharacterized protein, translating into MDKGNKTNIETIIETDCTSFVCAACFSLLPNGEEMYQHECFDGKTIYSNEGMIYCLSDDNNEETSNENDYSMNVNDINVEQNPSTSQLKHTPLSPPKKPNKNVAMWTDSSRMIYCLSDDDDNEETSNEIDYNMNVDNINVGQEPYTSQLKHTPPKKPNKNVAMWTDSSTLALLTCYEAKKEDLDHPVKRGKVWVSIADELSELGYKFSGEQVRWKFNTLTRKYKDCIDNSKRTGTGAMTFKFFDHMENILGDRRTVQGQSTISSTFAKKNPKSKSTFVAQDDTSISSSPNTSSTGNINSAKKRIYEDLSKSRGLNKNKQALGKVASSNTETTICPTSSTGNTNSAKKRIYEDPANSRGLNKNKQALNKVASSNTETTVCPTSVSNTQKSKRPQHGSGSRTAASKMELEKQWLQHLNNVADRDKMKKEKQEAYEKRKAEEVQMKKKLIALKERQLDIKQNSAERKQEEAAEWHRDKLKIEKEKCRLLKELLETRNKRLKTDTDED; encoded by the exons ATGGACAAAGGCAACAAAACAAATATCGAGACTATTATTGAG ACTGATTGCACGAGTTTTGTGTGTGCAGCATGTTTTTCACTTTTGCCGAATGGAGAAGAAATGTATCAACATGAATGCTTTGATGGAAAAACTATTTATTCGAATGAAGGAATGATTTATTGTTTAAgtgatgataataatgaagAAACTTCCAATGAAAATGATTATAGCATGAACGTAAATGATATTAATGTGGAACAAAACCCGTCTACCTCTCAATTAAAACATACTCCACTGTCTCCACCTAAAAAGCCTAACAAGAAtg TTGCTATGTGGACAGACAGCAGCAGGATGATTTATTGTTTAagtgatgatgatgataatgaaGAAACTTCCAATGAAATTGATTATAACATGAACgtagataatattaatgtggGACAAGAACCGTATACCTCTCAATTGAAACATACTCCACCTAAAAAACCTAACAAGAAtg TTGCTATGTGGACAGACAGCAGCACGCTAGCATTACTTACCTGTTATGAAGCAAAGAAGGAAGATCTTGATCATCCTGTTAAGAGAGGAAAAGTATGGGTATCAATAGCTGATGAACTTTCAGAGCTCGGTTATAAG TTTTCCGGAGAACAAGTGAGATGGAAATTTAATACGCTTACACGAAAATATAAAGACTGTATTGATAACAGTAAAAGAACTGGTACTGGTGCCatgacatttaaatttttcgaccATATGGAAAATATTCTTGGTGATCGGAGGACAGTACAAGGTCAAAGTACGATATCATCAACCTTCGCTAAGAAGAATCCGAAATCGAAATCAACATTTGTGGCGCAAGATGATACATCAATTTCTTCATCACCGAACACATCAAGCACTGGAAATATCAACAGTGCTAAGAAACGAATTTATGAAGATCTATCAAAATCACGtggattgaataaaaataagcaaGCTCTCGGAAAAGTAGCATCGTCAAACACAGAAACAACTATATGTCCCACATCAAGCACTGGAAATACCAACAGTGCTAAAAAACGAATTTATGAAGATCCTGCAAATTCACGtggattgaataaaaataagcaaGCTCTCAACAAAGTAGCATCGTCAAACACAGAAACAACTGTATGTCCCACGTCCGTAAGCAACACACAAAAGAGCAAACGCCCTCAACATGGCTCAGGGAGCAGAACAGCGGCAAGTAAAATGGAACTGGAAAAACAGTGGTTACAGCATTTAAACAATGTAGCAGATAgagataaaatgaaaaaagaaaaacaggaAGCTtacgagaaaagaaaagcagaAGAAGTAcagatgaaaaagaaattgatagcATTAAAAGAAAGACAGTTAGATATAAAACAAAACAGTGCTGAACGTAAGCAGGAGGAAGCAGCAGAATGGCACCGAGACAAATTAAAgattgaaaaagagaaatgtcgGTTGCTTAAAGAGCTATTGGAAACTCGTAATAAGAGATTGAAGACTGACACAGATGAAGACTGA
- the LOC139823523 gene encoding uncharacterized protein, translating into MSQQIEIENEIIAIAADLSSSSTNTSSSSNIFDDSISEIMNSTNESGASSSSEEAEDEILFPLYQLLIQGRRRSKVQGFLDTVHLYSDTVFKEHFRLQRRTAYLQIDMLQQSDFIPSHSFGMRKISAEWSFLIFLWYVANTEPLRTLGDRFDVSISSIFRVIRRVVEWLLSRLDEEIKWPDGNDAILVTSQKFETKRGIRKCIGAIDGTHIAIRQPVDHPRDYCNRKRFFSIVLQGVVDADMKFTNIYCGEPGSLHDARVLRRSLLYDTAQNNMETIFPNKTCIIGDSAYPLLPWLVPPFRDNGHLTAQQSEFNFLHSSTRMAVERAFGYLKGRFRRLRFLELLDIQFIPKLITAVCIMHNIAIKEYDENEFFADDINVDNAADDNYEINNLHVNRNRNEMIDRRMQMFRELFPE; encoded by the exons ATGTCACAACagatagaaatagaaaacgaAATAATAGCGATTGCTGCAGATCTGTCGTCCAGCTCTACTAATACCAGTTCAAGTTCAAATATTTTCGACGACAGCATTAGTGAGATAATGAACTCCACTAACGAATCTGGTGCATCTTCTTCAAGCGAAGAAGCTGAAGATGAAATACTGTTTCCATTATATCAACTTCTTATACAGGGAAGGAGACGTAGCAAAGTTCAAGGCTTCCTCGATACTGTCCACTTATATAGTGATACTGTATTTAAGGAACACTTTAGATTACAGCGACGTACAGCATATCTTCAAATAG aCATGTTGCAGCAGAGCGATTTTATCCCATCTCATTCTTTTGGTATGCGTAAAATATCTGCTGAGTGGAGTTTCCTTATATTTCTTTGGTATGTCGCAAATACTGAGCCATTGCGAACTTTGGGAGATAGATTCGATGTATCtatatcttcaatttttcgtgTAATACGTCGTGTTGTGGAATGGCTATTGTCAAGACTGGACGAAGAGATAAAGTGGCCAGATGGAAATGACGCCATCCTTGTAACATCGCAAAAATTCGAGACAAAACGAGGTATAAGAAAATGTATCGGAGCAATAGACGGTACACATATCGCCATTCGACAGCCTGTTGATCACCCTAGAGACTATTGCAACCGGAAAAGGTTCTTCTCTATAGTATTACAAGGTGTTGTAGATGCAGATATGAAGTTCACGAACATTTACTGTGGAGAGCCGGGTTCGCTGCATGATGCCCGTGTTTTAAGAAGGTCATTACTTTATGATACTGCTCAAAATAACATGGAAACTATTTTCCCTAATAAAACGTGTATAATAGGAGATTCAGCCTACCCATTGCTACCGTGGCTCGTACCACCATTCAGAGATAACGGTCATTTAACAGCACAACAGTCTGAATTCAATTTCTTGCACTCTTCGACACGGATGGCAGTAGAGAGAGCGTTTGGCTACTTGAAAGGACGTTTCCGTCgtttaagatttttagaatTACTTGATATTCAATTCATCCCAAAATTAATAACAGCCGTTTGTATTATGCATAACATTGCTATAAAAGAATATGATGAGAACGAATTCTTTGCTGATGACATTAATGTAGATAATGCCGCGGACGACAattacgaaattaataatttacatgttAATAGAAATAGGAACGAAATGATAGATCGAAGAATGCAGATGTTTCGCGAGCTGTTTCCAGAATAG